From the genome of Sporomusa sphaeroides DSM 2875:
CCGGACCGGCTGTTGACGAAGCTGAGGCACAGCCGGCTGCGGCGGTGCCGGCGACCGGCGGCAGTGCTTCAACCGGCAGCACCGGCGGCGGGATAGCCCCGCCCGGCGTACTGAGCAGGGTAGAGCCTGTTTATCCGCAGGCCGCCAGGCAAACCGGAATAAATGGAACTGTGGTGGTGAAAGTGCAGGTTCTGGAGAACGGGAATCCGGCAAATGTAGTTCTGTTACGGACATCCGGGCATGCTTCCCTGGATCAGGCGGCGATAGAAGCCGTACGGCAATGGCGGTTTGTACCGGCCCGCAACCGGGATACCGGGCGGGCAGTCGCGTGCGTCACCACAATTCCCGTATCCTTTCGCTTGAATGGCTAAGCTGTCACCAGGCATTGCGGCAAGAAAAGAGAGGGTGGTTTTATGAAATATTTCCCCAAAATGCAATTACTTATTGCCGGCTTTTTAGTAATTCTTATCAGCCTGGCTGTTCCGGTTATGGCAAATAACAATTCGCCGGTGACTCCTCCTAAAATTATTAGTTTGGCTCCGGTTTCACTTTCGGATGATTTACGGGAAAAATATTCGGAACAAACCATAATGGTGAAGGTAAAGGCAACCGTATCGGCAATCGGAATCATAGACAGTGATATAAAAATAATCACAAGCTCCGGCGATGCATTATTTGATCAGGCCGTCATTGATTCAATGAAGCAGTCCGTGTTCAGCCCGGCTTACACCAGTGATAATCAGGCGGTAGCCTGTTCCATTCTTTTTCCCCTTCAGGTTAATGTGGAGAAATATGTGCCGGAAGAACAGGTAAATAACGAAGAAACCGTGAAGGCTGCGGAGTAGTAACAGGATACTGTTGCTTGTAAGCAGCATCGACAGGATAAGCTTGACAGACCTTATACGGCATGGTAATATTTGAGTGATAATTGTAAAAATTTCATAGTATTTGGCCAGGTGCCTGAAAAGGCTTAATAGGGAAGACCGGTGAAAAACCGGCGCGGTCCCGCCACTGTAATGGGGAGCAAACCCAAGATATACCACTGAGACGAAACCGTCTTGGGAAGGTTTGGGTGAGCCATGATCCAGAGCCAGGAGAACTGCCTGTCTGACAATCACCGTTTTACTCACGAGCGATGAGGAGGGGATTTAGAGCGTATA
Proteins encoded in this window:
- a CDS encoding energy transducer TonB, whose product is MVGSMSWRRAITVSVFVHFLLLAGSGHLFAGLFPKVVINEQFIELDFQNEPQVAAAAAPNIPAPAVQQPNPQPAVAPQAPAPRAPVSPQPLAVNPAPAAAPSSGPAVDEAEAQPAAAVPATGGSASTGSTGGGIAPPGVLSRVEPVYPQAARQTGINGTVVVKVQVLENGNPANVVLLRTSGHASLDQAAIEAVRQWRFVPARNRDTGRAVACVTTIPVSFRLNG
- a CDS encoding energy transducer TonB, producing MKYFPKMQLLIAGFLVILISLAVPVMANNNSPVTPPKIISLAPVSLSDDLREKYSEQTIMVKVKATVSAIGIIDSDIKIITSSGDALFDQAVIDSMKQSVFSPAYTSDNQAVACSILFPLQVNVEKYVPEEQVNNEETVKAAE